The following proteins come from a genomic window of Dreissena polymorpha isolate Duluth1 chromosome 1, UMN_Dpol_1.0, whole genome shotgun sequence:
- the LOC127834540 gene encoding LOW QUALITY PROTEIN: patatin-like phospholipase domain-containing protein 2 (The sequence of the model RefSeq protein was modified relative to this genomic sequence to represent the inferred CDS: deleted 2 bases in 1 codon), producing the protein MNFSFAGCGFLGIYHVGVASCLRQHAPHLIETCQFAGASAGAIVSCCLICNCCLGDCTTFTLRLATKARSSTLGPLHPRFKIVKILREALREVLPDNAHEIASGKLHISLTRVSDWKNVVVSEYSSKEELIQALMCSAHVPFYSGLVPPMFRGVRYVDGGLSDNIPAINEQTVSISPFSGESDICPKDLSANTNHIYLANTSMQWTMENVYRLSRALFPPHPAILSDMCQQGFDDTLKYLQNNNLLSCVRHLSVRSVIRQVKVPVMEMEPTPVTSYPELDMPSMSCVPSTSDASCMASTSGLARRSGISCEEQGEDCDQHNCHECKRKRHMALVDKLPHKVGSALQEAIDDMNRGLKGYVHRHRSLKILSMLATTWFLPVDMSLTFAVRFLEYLPHLPRDVQAVYKETADILRYLVTNIRNHQRRYTARFTCQLAITEINYNIERYLPHTIPPAQVTESNKPSNIRNLNFEFAVDLDTKNQSQSKNDSVTLDHLPLHRDVVLAPLPGSRPRADSISARLNSPLMLKKHLKSSGLNAEWFDTFEQCLHVTNQMEAVMAYHYRDEGNTGCYMFEEIYSFADGDIEMGCEDNQPETVDFPERPRSWSEGHCDKKFKLNHLEKDIEEFLDQRASIVLKEEDVIKTSS; encoded by the exons ATGAATTTCTCGTTCGCAGGATGTGGCTTTCTCGGAATATATCACGTTGGAGTGGCTAGTTGCCTTCGACAGCATGCACCACATCTGATCGAGACCTGTCAGTTCGCAGGGGCAAGTGCTGGGGCCATTGTATCCTGCTGCTTGATATGTAACTGCTGTTTAG GTGACTGTACAACATTTACACTCCGGCTGGCAACAAAGGCTCGTTCATCCACTCTTGGACCTCTTCATCCGCGTTTCAAGATCGTCAAAATCCTCAGAGAAGCCTTACGAGAAGTATTACCAGACAATGCACATGAAATCGCCAGTGGAAAGCTTCACATTTCACTCACAAGAGTCAGTGATTGGAAAAATGTTGTTGTATCCGAATACAGCTCAAAGGAAGAGCTGATTCAG GCGTTGATGTGTAGCGCCCATGTTCCATTCTACTCTGGCTTGGTTCCTCCAATGTTTCGAGGCGTG AGGTATGTGGATGGTGGTCTCAGTGACAACATTCCTGCCATCAACGAGCAGACGGTCTCCATTTCCCCGTTCTCCGGGGAGAGCGATATCTGCCCCAAGGATCTGTCTGCCAACACGAACCACATATACCTGGCCAACACAAGCATGCAATGGACGATGGAGAATGTGTACCGATTGTCCCGTGCACTGTTTCCGCCTCACCCGGCTATACTTAGTGATATGTGCCAGCAAGGCTTTGATGATACACTCAAGTACCTGCAGAACAACA ATCTGTTATCCTGCGTGCGCCACCTCAGTGTTCGCAGCGTGATACGTCAGGTCAAGGTGCCTGTCATGGAGATGGAGCCCACACCTGTGACCTCCTACCCAGAACTTGATATGCCCAGTATGTCCTGTGTGCCAAGTACGTCCGATGCATCGTGTATGGCTAGTACGTCGGGGCTGGCTCGTAGGTCTGGTATATCCTGTGAGGAGCAGGGTGAGGATTGTGACCAACACAACTGCCACGAGTGTAAGAGGAAAAGACATATGGCTCTAGTGGACAAGCTGCCCCACAAAGTGGGCTCCG CCCTGCAGGAGGCAATAGATGACATGAATAGGGGCCTGAAGGGCTATGTGCACCGACACCGCAGTCTGAAGATCCTCTCCATGCTGGCCACAACATGGTTCCTGCCTGTAGACATGAGCCTCACATTTGCAGTCAG GTTTCTGGAGTATCTACCTCACCTGCCACGTGATGTTCAGGCTGTATACAAGGAGACTGCTGACATCTTGCGTTATCTTGTGACAAATATCAGAAACCATCAACGCAGATATACGGCCAG GTTCACATGCCAACTTGCAATCACTGAGATCAACTACAACATT GAACGATATCTGCCCCACACCATCCCCCCAGCACAGGTCACAGAGTCCAACAAACCATCCAATATCCGCAACCTGAATTTCGAATTTGCTGTCGACCTTGACACAAAGAACCAGTCCCAGTCCAAGAATGATTCAGTTACGCTTGATCATTTACCTCTTCATCGGGATGTTGTTCTTGCGCCTTTACCTGGGTCCCGGCCAAGGGCTGACAGTATAAGTGCCAGACTTAATTCACCACTGATGTTGAAGAAGCATTTAAAGAGTTCAGGTCTAAATGCGGAGTGGTTTGACACATTTGAGCAGTGCCTTCATGTCACAAACCAGATGGAGGCTGTCATGGCATACCATTACAGAGATGAGGGAAACACAGGATGTTACATGTTTGAAGAGATATATTCATTCGCTGATGGTGATATTGAAATGGGATGCGAAGATAATCAACCCGAAACTGTTGACTTTCCGGAAAGGCCAAGGAGTTGGTCTGAAGGTCATTGTGACAAGAAATTCAAACTGAACCACTTGGAGAAGGATATAGAAGAGTTTCTAGATCAAAGGGCAAGTATTGTTTTGAAGGAAGAAGATGTAATAAAAACTAGTTCGTAA